The Streptomyces sp. M92 nucleotide sequence CAACACCCGCGAGTACTGCGACCGGACGGGCGTGGACCCGGCGGATCTCATCGAGCTGATGCCGCACAGCTACAACGTCGCGGTCAGGCCTGAGCATGTCGAGGCGCTTCTCGCCGACCACGCGGTCGTCGTGGACAGCGACCTCCTCGATGACATGATCATGGTTGTCCTCAACAACGAGGTCGACGGCGGGCTCGCGCACGCGGGCTCCGCGCCGTGGCTGATCGACCCCGACAAGCCCGGCAAGCGCCCGCTGCGCCACATGGAGCTGCAGTTCGCGGACGGACAGAACCTCAGCAACTGGTACCGCCACTACCGCCTCGGCATGCCCGAGGTCAACGTCAAGGTGCCTGAGGTGAACACTTCGGACCACGACCGCTACCACCGGGGCGTGGACGCCGTACTCGCGGCCCAGGGACCGTCCGCCCGAGGCAACTGACGGTGACGGCGGGGCGAACCGGGATCAAGCCGGCCGGCGCCGGGCATCGGCCGCCGCCGCGGTCCGGCCGGGGACGATCCACGCCTGGTGCCGTCGTCCCTCAGTTTCGAGACACGTCAGGCGGCCACGCCACTTCGCACCTCGCCGTGAGCGCCCGCGTCCGCCGTCCCCTCCCTCCCAACCGCCCCGACGAGGAGACGCATGCACACCACCGTGATCGACCCCCTGTACGACACCACGATGGGACCGCACCGGTTCCGCAACAACCAGCGCATGGTCCCGGCGGGCGAGGCAGCCTGGAACCTGGCCGCGGAGCACGGCATGCTCGACATCCGCGTCGACGCCAGTGGTGGCCAGAACCGGCTGCGCGACGTACGCACAGGGCATGAGTTCCTGAACCTCGCCTCCTGTTCCTACCTCGGCCTCAACAGCCATCCGACCGTCGTCGAAAGCGGCGTCGAGGCCTTGCGGAGCGAGAACGTCACCGGACTGGCCATGGCCGAGTTCCGGATCCGGCTGGAGGCCGCCCACCGCCTCGAGGAGGAGCTCTCGGCGCTGTTCGACACGCCCGTGCTGCCTTCGATCTCGTGTGGGGTGATCAGCGCGGCGGTGCTGCCGCTGCTGGCGTCCGGGCACATCACCGGGACCGATCCCCTGGTCGTCGTCTTCGACCGGTTCGCGCACTTCTCGATGAACTTCCTCAAGCCGGTCGTGGCCGACGAGACGCTCGTGCTCACCGCCCCGCACAACGACATGAACTTCCTGGAAGAGGTGTGCCGCAAGTACCCGCGCGTCGCCTATGTCTGTGAGGGCGCCTACTCCACCGGCGGCCTGGCCGACCTGGAGGCCATCAGGGCCCTCCAGGAGAAGTACGGCATGTACGTCTACATGGACGACTCCCACGCCCTGTCCACCCAGGGGCCGAACGGCGAGGGCTACGCCCGGTCGGTCTTTAGTGATCTCGACGAACGCACCATGATCGTCGCCTCCACGGCCAAGGCGTTCGGCTCCACCGGCGGGATCGCGATGCTCGGCTCGTCCAGCGTCTTCGACTTCCTGTACCGCTCCGGCCCGATGGGCTGGTCCCAGGGACTGCGTACCGCCGCCATCGGGACGACCCTGGGCAGCATCGCCGTCCACCGGTCTCCGGAGCTGGGTGCGCGCCAGCGACAGCTGGCCGAGAACATCGCGCTGTTCGACCGGAGGATGGAGAACCGGTCGATCCGCGGCGTCGGATCGCACATCAAGTTCGTCACCGTGGGCGAGAACGACTGGGCCGTGGAACTGGCCACCGAGCTCTACCGGCGCGGTTACTACTGCTCGGCGATGTTCTTCCCGGTGGTGCCTCGTGGACAGGCCGGCATCCGGCTGATGCTGCGCGGCGACATGACCACGGCCATGACCGAGAAGTTCGTCGACACCCTCCAGGACGTGCTGGACGGATTCCTGTGACGGCAACGGCGATCGAGCGCACGTCGTCCGCGAGGTTCGTCCGCTCACTGGCCGGGGCGATGGGCGAGGCCCTGCGCAGCGGGGCCGTGGCGCGGATGCTTGTCCCGCCGCGCGAGACCGTCGAGGACGGGACTGGGGCGAAGTTCATCTCCATGCCCGCCGTGTCACCCGACCACGACCTCTACATCAACAAGGTCGCCACGATCGTGGCGCCGGACGTGGCGGGCCGGGGGGCGACCGTCACCGCGCGGGTCCCGGCGTTCTCCGTCTCCACCGGCCGGCACCTCGGCACGCTGGACGGAGAGACCGTCACCAACGCGAAGTGTGCGGCCGTGACGGCCCTGGTGACCGATCGGTGCGCCGTACGGGACAGCCGGGTACTGGGGATCATCGGGTCCGGAGTCCAGGCCCGGCAGCAGTTCCTCGGGGTGTCGGCGGTGCGTGACCTCTGTGAGGTCCGGGTCTTCTCCCGTGACGCACGCCGGGCAGCGGCGTTCGCTCGTGACATCGCCACCATGGCGAGCGTCGCCGGGTCCGCGGTCGATGTCGTGGTGTGCGACTCGGCCGAGGAGGCGAGCCGGGGGGTCGACATCCTGTCGACCGCGACCACGTCCACGGCACCGCTGCCGATCTCGTCGGACCTGCCCGCCAACATCCACATCAACTGCATGGGCGCGCACACCGCCGAATCCCGCGAGTTGCCCGCCGAACTCCTGCGTACCAGCGTCGTGATCGTCGAAGACCTGGCCACAGCGATCGCCGAAGCAGGCGAGAGCCACGCGGCGGCCGCGGAACTCGACGTCCTGACCGGACCCGGCTCGGCCGGTTTCGCGCAACGGCGGACGGTCTTCGCGTCCACCGGGTGCGCCTACCTCGACCTGATCACCTGCGCCCACGTGATCGACCACGACGCATCACCGGCCACACACGGATAGGACAAGAGCTTGGCCAACATCGGACGGGAAGAGCGCTCGGGCGGCCACGACCGGGCGCTTCCCCAGCGATTCCTGGACTTCATGACGACCGGCTGGCGCGACGGGGAGGCGGATCTCGCCCCCGTTCCCCAGGTGAAGCACCTCGCCCGGCGCCGGGACCTGCTCTCGGCGGCGTTCCCGGGCGACACCCTGGTGATCCCCACGGGCACCATCCACTCACGCACGTTCGGCTCCCCCTACCCCTTCCGGGCGGGCAGCGACTTCCTGTGGCTCACCGGCGACCAGGAGCCCGATTCGGTGCTCGTGATGTACCCGACGGCCGGCACACACGACGCCGTCCTCTACACGCGGCCGCGTTCGAACGCGGAGTCCGGTGCTCAGTACCTCGACCGGATGGACGGCGAGATCTGGGTCGGCCGGCGCAAGTCCCCGGAGGAGAAGGCCGCCACCCTGGCGATCGACACGCGCCCGCTGCACCGACTGCGCCCGGCGCTGCGCGCGATGGCCTCCTCGGACCGGCTGCGCGTCCTGCGCGGCTACGACGCCGGCATCGACGGCGGCCTCGATCACGGCATGCTGCCCGTGACACCCGACAACACCGGCCGCGACGCCATGCTGGCCAGTGTGCTGAGCGAGCTGCGGATGGAGAAGGACGAGTGGGAACTCGCCCAGATCCAGGACGCGGTGGACGCCACGGTCCGTGGTTTCGAGGACGTCGCCCGGCGGCTGCGGCCCGACGCCCCGACGCCCGAGCGCTACATCGAGGGGGTGTTCTCCTGGCGTGCCCGCGTCGACGGCAACGCCCTCGGTTACAGCTCCGTCGTGGCGGGCGGCCCCCGCTCCACGATCCTGCACTGGGCACGCAACGACGGCAGCGTCGAACCCGGACAGATCCTGCTCATGGACATGGGCATCGAGAACAACAACTGCTACACCGCGGACGTCACCCGGGTACTGCCGGTCTCGGGCACGTTCAGTCCGGCCCAGCGCGATGTGTACGACATCGTGCACGCCTCGCGGAACGCGGGGCTGGCGGTGCTGGCTCCGGGCGCGGCCTTCGCGGAGATCCACGACGTCTGCATGCGCGTGCTGGCCGAGGGGCTGAGGTCGCTCGGCCTCCTGAAAGGCAGCGTGGACGAGGCGATGGACCCGTCCTCCCTCACCTACCGCCGCTGGTCGCTGCACGGCTTCGGGCACATGCTCGGCCTGGACGTCCACGACTGCGGACATGCCCGGCCGAAGACCTACGGCAGCGGTGTGCTGCGGGAGAACCACGTACTGACCATGGAACCCGGCCTCTATCTGCAGCCGCACGACGAGCTCGTACCCGAGGAGCTGCGCGGTATCGGGGTGCGGATCGAAGACGACGTCCTGGTCACGGCCCATGGCCACCGTCTGCTGACCGAGGCGCTCCCCACGGAGTCGCACGAGGTCGAGGCATGGCTCGCCGCCCAGCGGGAGGCCGGCCCGCGGGAACCGGGCATCGACGACGTGCGACCGGCGGCTCACCGCGGTCCCACCGGATATTGAGGAGTGCCAGGAAGATGTCACGTGACCACGCACTGA carries:
- a CDS encoding aminotransferase class I/II-fold pyridoxal phosphate-dependent enzyme, translating into MHTTVIDPLYDTTMGPHRFRNNQRMVPAGEAAWNLAAEHGMLDIRVDASGGQNRLRDVRTGHEFLNLASCSYLGLNSHPTVVESGVEALRSENVTGLAMAEFRIRLEAAHRLEEELSALFDTPVLPSISCGVISAAVLPLLASGHITGTDPLVVVFDRFAHFSMNFLKPVVADETLVLTAPHNDMNFLEEVCRKYPRVAYVCEGAYSTGGLADLEAIRALQEKYGMYVYMDDSHALSTQGPNGEGYARSVFSDLDERTMIVASTAKAFGSTGGIAMLGSSSVFDFLYRSGPMGWSQGLRTAAIGTTLGSIAVHRSPELGARQRQLAENIALFDRRMENRSIRGVGSHIKFVTVGENDWAVELATELYRRGYYCSAMFFPVVPRGQAGIRLMLRGDMTTAMTEKFVDTLQDVLDGFL
- a CDS encoding ornithine cyclodeaminase family protein yields the protein MTATAIERTSSARFVRSLAGAMGEALRSGAVARMLVPPRETVEDGTGAKFISMPAVSPDHDLYINKVATIVAPDVAGRGATVTARVPAFSVSTGRHLGTLDGETVTNAKCAAVTALVTDRCAVRDSRVLGIIGSGVQARQQFLGVSAVRDLCEVRVFSRDARRAAAFARDIATMASVAGSAVDVVVCDSAEEASRGVDILSTATTSTAPLPISSDLPANIHINCMGAHTAESRELPAELLRTSVVIVEDLATAIAEAGESHAAAAELDVLTGPGSAGFAQRRTVFASTGCAYLDLITCAHVIDHDASPATHG
- a CDS encoding aminopeptidase P family protein, which gives rise to MANIGREERSGGHDRALPQRFLDFMTTGWRDGEADLAPVPQVKHLARRRDLLSAAFPGDTLVIPTGTIHSRTFGSPYPFRAGSDFLWLTGDQEPDSVLVMYPTAGTHDAVLYTRPRSNAESGAQYLDRMDGEIWVGRRKSPEEKAATLAIDTRPLHRLRPALRAMASSDRLRVLRGYDAGIDGGLDHGMLPVTPDNTGRDAMLASVLSELRMEKDEWELAQIQDAVDATVRGFEDVARRLRPDAPTPERYIEGVFSWRARVDGNALGYSSVVAGGPRSTILHWARNDGSVEPGQILLMDMGIENNNCYTADVTRVLPVSGTFSPAQRDVYDIVHASRNAGLAVLAPGAAFAEIHDVCMRVLAEGLRSLGLLKGSVDEAMDPSSLTYRRWSLHGFGHMLGLDVHDCGHARPKTYGSGVLRENHVLTMEPGLYLQPHDELVPEELRGIGVRIEDDVLVTAHGHRLLTEALPTESHEVEAWLAAQREAGPREPGIDDVRPAAHRGPTGY